The DNA sequence CCAGGCCATGGTCCGGCAGGAAGACGAGTTCGCGCAGGTCCGGGCAGGTAAGGAGGGCCTGGCGGCCCATGGCCACGTAGTCGCTGTTGGCGTCCGACGGCGCCGTGACCAGCATGCGCATGCCGTTCTGCTTGACCACGAACTCCAGTTCGTGGCTGCGGTACGCGGGGTTGACGTTGACCAGGATGGCACCCATCTTGGCGGTGGCGTACTGCAGCAGCGTCCACTCGGCGCAGTTGGGGCTCCAGATGCCCACCCTCTCCCCCTTGGCGACGCCCAGGGCGAGGAGCGCGCGGGCCAGCCGGTCGACGTCGTCGTTCATCTTGGTGTAGCTCCAGCGGCGGGCGTCAGCGCCCGGCACGGGTGCGGCCTCGATGAGGGCGTCGTGGAGGGGAAACTGCGCGGCGACGCGCTCGAAGTTCGCGCCGATGGTTTCCTCCAGGAGCGGGACGTCAGTGTCCCCGGCTGTGTAAGCACGCATGATGGCACGCTACCAACAGGATCCCGGCAGGAGAAGCATGCCGGCACCGCAACACTGCCGGTTCGTTCCCGGACGCCCGGTATTGTGAAATCCATGAGTGCACCCATTGACCTGATAGCAACGTTCATCCCCAACGACGGCGAGTTCCACCGCGTCAAGCTGGCCCTGGAAATCGCCATCGACGAGGTGGTGAAGGAGCCAGGCTGCATCCAGTACGAACTGACCGAAGCCACTGAAGAGAAGCTGGTCCTGACCGAGCAGTGGGCCTCCGAAGAGGACCTGGACAGGCACTCCAAGGGCATCGCCGTGCAGGACCTGAACGAATCGCTGAGCGCGCTGCTGGCCGAACCGGTCAAGGTGGAACGCGTCTAGCGCAGCCGTTAAACGCAGAATGCGGGACCTCCGGTGGGAGGTCCCGCATTCTGCGTTTATTGGGTTTTAGAAGTCGGGGATCTGCGTGCCGTCCTGGGGACCGTTCTGGCCGGCAGGCTTGCCGGCGGCGGCTGCTGCTTCCTCGCGCTGCTTGGCCACATGGGCGTGAACCTCGTCCATGTCCAGCGCCTTCACGGCGTCCACCACCTGTTCCAGCTGCTGGGCATTGAGGGCGCCGGGCTGGGAGAACACCAGCACCTTTTCACGGAAGGCCATCAGCGTGGGAATGGAGGTTATGCCTGCCTCCGCGGCGAGCTGCTGCTCCGCTTCGGTGTCCACCTTGGTGAAGAGGACGTCCGGGTGCTTCTCGGAGACTGACGAGTAAGTGGGGCCGAACTGCTTGCAGGGGCCGCACCATTCTGCCCAGAAATCGACCAGGACAATGTCGTTTCCTTCAATCGTCGATGCGAACTGTTCACCTGTGATGTCAAGGGTAGCCATGTGTCCACGGTACGCGTCCGGCCGGGGACTGTCGCGGTTGTTCGCTCCCCGCGTCATTGGGAATACCGGGAAGGACGACGGCGGCCGCCGGGTTCAGGCGGTGGCATGCCAGAGATGCGGGGCCGGGGTGCGGCTGCCGGGCAGGGCACTTGAGGCCCGCCATTCGTGGATCCATTCGGGAAGGACCAGGTCCGCCGGCGGGGCGCCGAACTCCTCAAGGATGTCTTCCTGGCTGACCGGGCCCGTCCTGGTGACCAGCCGGGTGGCGATATAGGCACGCGCGTAGATTTCGCCGTCGGACACCATGCGCTGCTCGAAGAAGATCGCCTTGGTGTCCAGCCCGATGATGCGGGTCTCGATGGCGTACTCCTGCCACAGCTGCAGGGATTTGCGGAAGGAAATGGTCTCCGCGGACACCACCGGGCTCCAGCCGCGGCGGCGCATCCGCTTCCAGACGCCGCTGCGCACCATCAGGTCGAACCGGCCCAGGTCCATCAGGGACAGGTACATGCCGTTGTTGACGTGCATGGCGATGTCGATGTCCGTGGGCAGGACGCGCAGGGGCAGGGACGACGGGTCCCACACCGCCAACGGCGGACGGCGGCCGGAGCGGAAGAGCATAAGGAGGGTTCTCAGGAGCAGGTGCATGCCTCAATGTTACCCGCCGGTAACATTTTGCGGGAGGGCGGGCCGTACCCCCGCCCCGTAGGATTTCCTGCATGACGCAGCAACGCTACCGGGCCCTGGCGGAGTGGCCTTTGATGGCTACCGCCCTGGTGTTCCTGGCCGCGTACGCCTGGCAGGTGATCGGCCGGATCGAAGGCACAGGAGCGGACTGGCTCGAGGGCGCCATGTGGGTCACCTGGTGCGTCTTTGTCCTGGACTACGCGGCAAACCTGTGGCTGGCGGAAAACCGCAGGCAGTGGTTCGTCCGGAACCTGCACGAGCTGGTGATCGTGGCCCTGCCGTTCTTCCGCCCCCTGCGGCTGCTGCGCCTGGTGACGCTGTTGTCCGTGCTGCACCGGACCGTGGGCGAAACGCTGCGCGGCCGGGTGGTCACCTACGTGGCGGCGTCCGCGGCATTGCTGGTTTTCGTGGGGGCCCTGGCCGTGCTGGACGTGGAACAGTGGGCACCCGACGCCAAGATCACCACATTCGGTGACGCCCTGTGGTGGGCCACCGCCACCATCACCACCGTGGGCTACGGGGACATGTACCCCGTGACGCCCATCGGCCGCCTGGTGGCCACAGCTCTCATGATGAGCGGGATCGCGGTCCTCGGTGTGGTGACGGCGTCCATCGCCTCCTGGCTGGTCCAAAGGGTGGAAGACACAGCCGAAACGGTGGCCGAGGCCGTGGAGGAACCGGTGCGGGCCGAGGTGGCCGAGCTGGTCAGCGAGATCGCCCTGCTGCGGCGGGAGATCGCGGAACTGCGGGAACGCCGGCCCCTTTAACGGCAAGTATCCAACGTTCCAGCGTCGAGTAGCGACCCCGTTCCGGGCGAGTAGCGGGCCAGCAAAATCGGGTAACCCCTACTGGTGCCCCTGCGTTGCCCCATTCCTAGACTCGGGATTCCTAGGACCAACACGCACTGGCAGGTCCCCCGGGTGGCTTCCGGGAGCTCCTGCCGTCACGCGGAGCCCCGCATTTTCTGGGTATGCGGATGCCTCCAACCTGCGCCGCTTCCGACTCCGGCCCCCGCCGGAGCCGGCGGCGCAATAACATCTCGCTTCGTCCAGCGTCCTGGTGTGCACGCAGCGCCCCGGCGGGACCGAACACTGATGGGCAACCCATGAACCAGCCTTCCCTCCCCTCCCCCGACGGCACCAGCAGAAGCTTCGCCACCGACGAACCCCGCACCGACCTCACCACCGGCCGGCCGGTCATCAGCAACAAACTATGGGCCGGCATGGCCACGGCAGCGGTGGTGGCGGCTGTGGGCGTCGGCGCCATGGCGGCGCCCCCCGCGTCCCTCAACGGGAGCACGACGGCGGCGGCGCAGGTAGCAGAGGCACCCGCGCCGCCGTCGGCAAGCAGCGCCGACCCAACACCTCCTGCAGCCGCTCCCGGCGCGGCGGAAGCAGTGGCAGCGCAGGCGGCCGCTCCGGCCGCCGAAGCGCCGGCCCCACCGGCCGACCCGGCTCCGGCTCCGCCACCCGCAGCACCTGAGCCTGCGCCCGCACCGGTCCCCGAACCTGCCGGCGACCCCAACCTGTACACGGTGGTCCCGGGCGACACCGTCGGGGCGATCGCGGCCAGCCATGGCGTGGACATGAATGCCATGCTCGCGGCCAACGGATTGAGTGCCTACAGCTTCATCTACCCGGGCGAAACGCTCCTGTTGACGGGCCCGCCGATCGCAGTTGCCGAGCCTGCTCCTGCTCCGGCTGCCGCGCCCGCCCCCGCAGCGGCACCGGTTGCTGCGCAGGCATCCGCTCCGGCCGCCGTTGCGCCGGCGGCTCCTGCCGTCCGGACCATCTACGTGGCCGGTTCGGGTGGCCAGTCCATGGTGGACGCCTGCATCGGGCCCATCCACTACACCCCCAATGACGGCTACTCCCTGTTCATCACCGAACACGATTTCTGCGGTGGCTGGGCCCGGTTCTCAGGAATCGGCGTGGGTGAGACCGTGAGCATCCCGGGTTACGGAACGTACACGGTGACCGGGCGCGGCACAGTGCCAAATCCCGGAACCACCAATGACGTCATCTCGGTGTTCGGCGGCTTTCCCCGGGCGATCCTGCAGACCTGCATTCCGGGGACCAGCACCATGCTCCTGGTCGCGCTGAACTGAAATTCCGGGATTCATAAGCTTGTCCGCGGATCCGGGCCTTCAAGGGCCGGATCCGCGGACAAGCCAATGATGCGCCAGTGGCACGCTACACGCCGTGGCGTTCTGAAATGTGTTCCACCAGTTCGCCCACGCGCTGTTCGGAGTAGTTGCGGGCAATATCGCCCTGGCTGATGATGCCTACCAGTTTGTGGTCCGAGATCACCGGAAGCCTGCGGACCTGGTGCTGCTCCATCATGTCGATGGCTGCATCAACGTTGGCGTCGGCGTCGATGCAGAACGGCTTGCCGGCAGCGAGCTCGCGGGCCATCATCTGGCTGGGGTCGCGGCCGGCGGCAACGCACTTGAGCACGATGTCACGGTCAGTGATCATGCCCTTCAGCTTGCCGTCGTCACCGCAAATGGGAAGCGCTCCGCAGTCGAGGTCCATCATCATGCGGGCCGCGTCCGTCAGTGACTCTGTTTCCCTGACGCACCGCGCGTCAGTGGTCATGAATTCACGTACAGCACTCATTGAATCCTCCTTCATCGATGGATTATCGACGCAGGGCATCGGAGCACATGCGCCGATGCTGCCAGATTACGCCCGCACCAACATGGTGTCGACGGCGGATGGAGCGTTGCCGCCACTTCCCTTCCAACGCCCCATCACCTCCCGCCGCTTCCCTTCCAACGCCCCATCACTTCCCGGCGCTTCCGCGCCGATGCCCCAGCAGATTTGGTGAAGCGCGCCGACATAC is a window from the Arthrobacter sp. NicSoilC5 genome containing:
- a CDS encoding LysM peptidoglycan-binding domain-containing protein — translated: MNQPSLPSPDGTSRSFATDEPRTDLTTGRPVISNKLWAGMATAAVVAAVGVGAMAAPPASLNGSTTAAAQVAEAPAPPSASSADPTPPAAAPGAAEAVAAQAAAPAAEAPAPPADPAPAPPPAAPEPAPAPVPEPAGDPNLYTVVPGDTVGAIAASHGVDMNAMLAANGLSAYSFIYPGETLLLTGPPIAVAEPAPAPAAAPAPAAAPVAAQASAPAAVAPAAPAVRTIYVAGSGGQSMVDACIGPIHYTPNDGYSLFITEHDFCGGWARFSGIGVGETVSIPGYGTYTVTGRGTVPNPGTTNDVISVFGGFPRAILQTCIPGTSTMLLVALN
- a CDS encoding acyl-CoA thioesterase codes for the protein MHLLLRTLLMLFRSGRRPPLAVWDPSSLPLRVLPTDIDIAMHVNNGMYLSLMDLGRFDLMVRSGVWKRMRRRGWSPVVSAETISFRKSLQLWQEYAIETRIIGLDTKAIFFEQRMVSDGEIYARAYIATRLVTRTGPVSQEDILEEFGAPPADLVLPEWIHEWRASSALPGSRTPAPHLWHATA
- a CDS encoding antibiotic biosynthesis monooxygenase; protein product: MSAPIDLIATFIPNDGEFHRVKLALEIAIDEVVKEPGCIQYELTEATEEKLVLTEQWASEEDLDRHSKGIAVQDLNESLSALLAEPVKVERV
- a CDS encoding CBS domain-containing protein translates to MSAVREFMTTDARCVRETESLTDAARMMMDLDCGALPICGDDGKLKGMITDRDIVLKCVAAGRDPSQMMARELAAGKPFCIDADANVDAAIDMMEQHQVRRLPVISDHKLVGIISQGDIARNYSEQRVGELVEHISERHGV
- a CDS encoding thioredoxin family protein, whose amino-acid sequence is MATLDITGEQFASTIEGNDIVLVDFWAEWCGPCKQFGPTYSSVSEKHPDVLFTKVDTEAEQQLAAEAGITSIPTLMAFREKVLVFSQPGALNAQQLEQVVDAVKALDMDEVHAHVAKQREEAAAAAGKPAGQNGPQDGTQIPDF
- a CDS encoding potassium channel family protein, with amino-acid sequence MTQQRYRALAEWPLMATALVFLAAYAWQVIGRIEGTGADWLEGAMWVTWCVFVLDYAANLWLAENRRQWFVRNLHELVIVALPFFRPLRLLRLVTLLSVLHRTVGETLRGRVVTYVAASAALLVFVGALAVLDVEQWAPDAKITTFGDALWWATATITTVGYGDMYPVTPIGRLVATALMMSGIAVLGVVTASIASWLVQRVEDTAETVAEAVEEPVRAEVAELVSEIALLRREIAELRERRPL